In Helicobacter sp. 12S02232-10, one DNA window encodes the following:
- a CDS encoding TrbG/VirB9 family P-type conjugative transfer protein yields RQYNLPLKIMRDLQSYCKILISLISKSKNVTMSLRIVDSNSRNFIRNTFLRLFRFIPRGCNPLGIATSNTIISYLKICIFLPFFITILFAESPFEGEDNTSVQNPADTVKNQNLNAVQNSFWYKNRTGNENILNIKFNPKSSKTYKIRTRSAMATTFIFDSDKIAQVILGDSLGFEALELGRNKYDLSNILVVKPKLIGIDTSLTIIGESGNIYNFYLFSTDYKNSRNPAILVFVSENRTIGKIKVENLELEKAKKLEEEKLALQNKLDNKKEILIIGEGIEKISIDTSKIQKGYSSYPKKKWYGSTSKDSAKLKPIEVFNDDKYTYFKYNKNRSDSKFPAVYRVVDGYDNPANVKIVGDYIIAETISDKWTLRIGNEYVCVRKKH; encoded by the coding sequence CCGACAATACAATCTCCCATTAAAAATAATGAGAGATCTCCAAAGCTACTGCAAAATTTTGATTAGCTTGATAAGCAAATCAAAAAATGTTACAATGAGCCTTAGAATTGTCGATAGCAATTCAAGGAACTTCATCAGAAACACCTTTTTAAGGTTGTTTAGATTTATCCCCAGAGGCTGCAATCCTCTAGGGATAGCAACCTCAAATACAATCATATCCTATTTAAAAATCTGTATTTTTCTCCCTTTTTTTATAACGATTCTCTTTGCAGAAAGTCCTTTTGAAGGCGAAGACAATACATCAGTTCAAAATCCCGCAGATACCGTTAAAAATCAGAACCTGAATGCCGTTCAAAATTCGTTTTGGTATAAAAATCGCACGGGCAATGAAAATATTCTAAATATTAAATTCAATCCCAAATCATCAAAAACCTATAAAATAAGAACCCGTTCAGCGATGGCTACGACTTTTATTTTTGACAGCGACAAAATTGCTCAAGTCATATTAGGGGATTCTTTGGGTTTTGAAGCCTTAGAGTTGGGTCGTAATAAATATGATCTGTCAAACATATTAGTGGTTAAGCCGAAGCTCATTGGCATCGACACTTCTTTAACAATCATTGGCGAAAGCGGTAATATTTATAATTTCTATTTGTTCAGCACAGATTATAAAAATTCAAGAAACCCCGCTATTTTAGTATTTGTCTCTGAAAATAGAACTATTGGAAAAATCAAAGTTGAGAATCTGGAATTAGAGAAAGCCAAAAAGCTTGAAGAAGAAAAATTAGCACTTCAAAACAAACTCGATAATAAAAAAGAAATCTTGATTATTGGCGAAGGGATTGAGAAAATATCCATTGATACCTCTAAAATTCAAAAAGGTTATAGCTCTTACCCAAAAAAGAAATGGTATGGATCCACATCCAAAGATTCGGCTAAACTCAAACCCATTGAAGTTTTCAATGATGATAAATACACTTATTTTAAATACAATAAAAATCGATCTGACTCTAAGTTTCCAGCAGTATATCGAGTAGTAGATGGCTATGACAATCCCGCAAATGTCAAAATTGTCGGCGATTATATCATTGCTGAAACGATATCCGATAAATGGACGTTGCGAATTGGCAATGAGTATGTATGTGTCAGGAAAAAGCACTGA
- a CDS encoding DNA type IV secretion system protein ComB10, protein MKKTLLFIGITILIIGIFFGSIFGYVYLTEDKKYNIDPKDNIQSLNDDKTKFPVTDYIFFEEPHKKETTRDLENIFKQEEPKEETKKDDSLKKDLEEAKTTTQPMPTIKKYTEDIFDSQDQDLRDSILGARNTSLSLNIKKNQNKNKKITFDFGDNKFSNQPSKDIATGETKLYRTITANKMIPAILINAISSDLSGKITAQVEDDIFASMGNAVLIPKGSQVIGFYNNNNQIGVNRLQVIWSEIITPQGVDILLTDASNADIVGKSGLPGKVNNKYWDRYGLALTLSTLANAITLTVANQTAKFPNYQTQQILAQGGQDISSIMQNIIQQQIKINPTIEVMAGSRIFINPSVHMWFPEPKNGEILVKYFKNIKELDQEEGEK, encoded by the coding sequence ATGAAAAAAACGTTGCTTTTTATCGGGATTACTATTTTGATCATCGGGATATTTTTCGGATCAATTTTTGGCTATGTATATTTAACCGAAGATAAAAAATACAATATTGATCCCAAAGACAACATTCAAAGTCTAAATGATGATAAAACAAAATTTCCGGTAACAGATTATATTTTCTTTGAAGAACCCCATAAAAAAGAAACAACACGAGATCTTGAAAACATTTTTAAACAAGAAGAACCAAAAGAGGAGACAAAAAAAGATGACTCCTTAAAAAAAGACTTAGAAGAAGCTAAAACGACTACGCAACCAATGCCCACAATAAAAAAATACACAGAAGATATTTTTGATTCTCAAGATCAAGATCTTAGAGATTCCATTCTGGGAGCAAGAAACACTTCTTTATCACTAAATATTAAAAAGAACCAAAATAAAAATAAAAAAATTACATTTGATTTTGGAGACAACAAGTTTTCAAATCAGCCTAGCAAAGATATTGCAACAGGAGAAACAAAACTCTATCGAACCATTACAGCCAATAAAATGATACCCGCAATTCTTATCAATGCCATCAGTTCAGACTTGAGCGGAAAAATTACCGCTCAAGTTGAAGATGATATTTTTGCAAGTATGGGGAATGCTGTTTTAATCCCCAAAGGATCACAAGTCATCGGGTTTTACAACAATAATAATCAAATCGGTGTCAATCGCTTGCAAGTTATATGGAGTGAGATTATTACACCACAAGGTGTGGATATTTTACTGACAGATGCTTCAAATGCAGATATTGTAGGAAAAAGCGGTTTACCAGGAAAGGTTAATAATAAATATTGGGACAGATACGGATTAGCACTTACATTAAGCACTTTAGCCAATGCTATCACATTAACCGTAGCCAACCAAACCGCAAAGTTTCCAAATTATCAAACCCAACAAATCTTAGCTCAAGGAGGACAAGACATCAGTTCAATTATGCAAAATATTATTCAACAACAAATCAAAATCAATCCAACGATCGAAGTGATGGCAGGCAGTCGGATTTTTATTAATCCCAGCGTTCATATGTGGTTTCCAGAACCAAAAAACGGAGAGATTCTTGTGAAATATTTCAAAAATATCAAAGAACTTGACCAAGAAGAAGGAGAGAAGTAA